A region of the Deltaproteobacteria bacterium genome:
CCTTTCCCGGAGCATTTTCCAGGAAGGTCTCATTATCCCACCGGTCAAGTTCGTGGAAGGGGAAAAGATGGATGCGAAGATTCTACGGTTTTTGCTTGCCAATGTCAGGACCCCCCGGGAACGGGAAGGGGATCTGGCAGCCCAGGTAATGGCCAATCGAACCGGGGTCCTCCGGACGCGGGAACTTATTGAGCGCTATACCCTGGAGAAGGCGGATACCTATGCCCGGGGGCTCATGGATTATTCCGAACAGGTCATGCGCCGCACCATCGCCGAGATCCCGGATGGGACTTACTTTTTCGAGGATGTGATGGAGGATGACGGCCTGGGTCATGAGGATCTGCCGATACGGTTGGAATTGACCGTTAAAGGGGATGAAGCCGTCCTGGATTTCCGGAATTCCTCGCCCCAGGTGGAGGGAGGCGTCAATGCCGTTTACGCTATTACACTATCGGCGGCCCTCTATGTATTCCGTTCCCTCGTAAAACAGGATATTCCCGCCAATGCGGGTTGCCTCAGGCCCATCAGGCTTATCACCCGAAAGGGCTCCCTGGTCGATGCAGAATTTCCCGCCCCTGTGGCCGGTGGGAACGTGGAAACATCACAACGTATCGTGGATGTCATCCTGGGCGCCTTGGCTTCGGCTCTCCCGCACGTGATCCCGGCCGCCAGCCAGGGAACCATGAACAACATCTCCATTGGAGGAATAGATCCCCGCAGCGGCAGGGCCTTTGCCTACTATGAGACCCTGGCAGGAGGGACCGGCGCCTCGGCAAGGGCCGACGGGGACAGCGCCGTTCATTCCCACATGACCAATACCCTGAATACTCCCGTGGAGGCGTTGGAATACGCCTACCCCTTCCTGGTAAGGGAGTATGCCATCCGGAGGGGAACAGGGGGCCAGGGCCGGAGGCGGGGTGGGAACGGCCTGGTAAGAGAAATCCAGGTCCTCTGCGATGCAGAGATCACGGTGCTGTCTGAGAGGAGAAGACGTGCTCCTTTCGGTCTTTTCGGAGGGGGCCCGGGTGTAAGGGGAAAGAATATTCTTATCCACGGGAAGAGAAGAGAGAAAATGCCCGGAAAGTTCACAGCCGTGTTGTCATCAGGGGACATCGTC
Encoded here:
- a CDS encoding hydantoinase B/oxoprolinase family protein — protein: MDINPILLEIFKNRFSSIAEEMGVTLHRTAFSPNIKERRDFSCALFDAHGDLIAQAAHIPVHLGSMPLSVKAAIEEFRWAEGDMVIMNDPFKGGTHLPDITLVAPVFASGNRPSFFVANRAHHADVGGMSSGSMPLSRSIFQEGLIIPPVKFVEGEKMDAKILRFLLANVRTPREREGDLAAQVMANRTGVLRTRELIERYTLEKADTYARGLMDYSEQVMRRTIAEIPDGTYFFEDVMEDDGLGHEDLPIRLELTVKGDEAVLDFRNSSPQVEGGVNAVYAITLSAALYVFRSLVKQDIPANAGCLRPIRLITRKGSLVDAEFPAPVAGGNVETSQRIVDVILGALASALPHVIPAASQGTMNNISIGGIDPRSGRAFAYYETLAGGTGASARADGDSAVHSHMTNTLNTPVEALEYAYPFLVREYAIRRGTGGQGRRRGGNGLVREIQVLCDAEITVLSERRRRAPFGLFGGGPGVRGKNILIHGKRREKMPGKFTAVLSSGDIVRIETPGGGGYGDPGK